A window of bacterium contains these coding sequences:
- the nrfD gene encoding polysulfide reductase NrfD, protein MAAITEPIPITADQINDDILRVMDPPSPLYVLAVLFCALLVGLGLAAFLYQTYFGFGVTGLMHPVMWGVYITTFVFWVGIAHAGTLISAVLYLFRAKWRNAVNRGAEAMTVFAVVIAAMFPLIHIGRVWKFYFMIPYPNQRGLWVNFKSPLVWDLFAINTYMTISILFFIVGLIPDIAAARDRVRDWRRHLYRVLALGWRGSSEQWRHHSRAVLHLSGLATPLVLSVHSVVSWDFATSLVPGWHTTIFAPYFVAGAIFSGLAMVITVLVPVRQAFGLQAYLRDDHFDNMGKMILLTSSIVGYAYGMEYFMAWYSANPYEQMSFWFRGFGYHWTSTWIMITCNVIVPLPLWIKSMRTNIYYMWVTSIFINIGMWFERYVIIVTGLSHEYDPAAWGYYVPSVTELAILAASFGLFFMLFLIFLRMFPIIAIQEVKELHYEAEEAAAGGTH, encoded by the coding sequence ATGGCCGCGATTACCGAACCGATACCGATAACGGCTGACCAGATCAACGACGACATTCTGCGGGTCATGGATCCGCCATCGCCGCTCTATGTTCTGGCGGTACTCTTCTGTGCGTTGCTCGTCGGTCTGGGCCTGGCGGCATTCCTCTACCAGACCTATTTCGGGTTCGGTGTTACCGGACTCATGCATCCGGTCATGTGGGGCGTGTACATCACGACCTTCGTGTTCTGGGTCGGAATCGCCCACGCCGGAACGCTGATTTCGGCGGTTCTATACCTTTTCAGGGCGAAGTGGCGCAACGCCGTCAACCGCGGCGCCGAGGCGATGACCGTTTTCGCCGTCGTGATCGCAGCGATGTTCCCGCTGATCCATATCGGTCGCGTCTGGAAGTTCTACTTCATGATCCCGTATCCGAATCAGCGGGGCCTGTGGGTGAACTTCAAATCGCCTCTGGTCTGGGACCTGTTCGCGATCAATACCTACATGACGATTTCGATCCTGTTCTTCATCGTCGGATTGATCCCCGATATCGCGGCTGCGCGCGACAGGGTTCGAGACTGGCGTCGTCATCTGTATCGCGTACTGGCGCTCGGCTGGCGTGGATCCTCAGAACAGTGGCGGCATCATTCGCGCGCTGTTTTGCATCTTTCGGGTCTGGCAACGCCACTGGTGCTCTCGGTTCACTCCGTCGTGTCCTGGGACTTCGCGACCTCGCTGGTTCCGGGCTGGCACACCACGATCTTTGCTCCGTATTTCGTCGCGGGTGCGATCTTCTCCGGTCTCGCGATGGTCATCACCGTGCTGGTGCCCGTGCGCCAGGCCTTCGGACTTCAGGCTTATCTGCGCGACGATCACTTCGACAATATGGGCAAGATGATCCTGCTTACTTCGTCGATCGTCGGGTACGCCTACGGCATGGAATACTTCATGGCCTGGTATTCGGCGAACCCGTACGAGCAGATGAGTTTCTGGTTCCGAGGCTTTGGCTACCACTGGACCTCGACCTGGATCATGATCACGTGCAACGTGATCGTTCCGTTGCCGCTCTGGATCAAGTCCATGAGGACGAACATCTACTACATGTGGGTGACGTCGATCTTCATCAATATCGGTATGTGGTTCGAGCGCTACGTGATCATCGTGACCGGTCTCTCACACGAATATGACCCGGCCGCCTGGGGCTACTACGTGCCCAGCGTTACCGAACTGGCGATTCTGGCGGCGAGCTTCGGATTGTTCTTCATGCTCTTCCTGATCTTCCTGCGCATGTTCCCGATCATCGCAATCCAGGAGGTCAAGGAACTCCACTACGAAGCTGAAGAGGCTGCCGCCGGAGGGACACACTGA
- a CDS encoding 4Fe-4S dicluster domain-containing protein, which produces MSDLDRRDFLKIVGMTAGAAATVACKEPVEKIVPYLNQPEEIVPGLATYYNSTCRECPAACGITVKTREGRPIKVDGNPDDPISQGALCVRGQASLHRTYDSTRFRGPMRRDADGALQPTTWDEGIALLVEKLRGAPGKVFFLGDGQSGTLDELIDKFLAEIGSPNRLRYEPFAYEALREANRVVFGTDAVPDFRLDKADVVVAFGTDFIETWLSPLQNQIRYTASREGGKGFTAFVGPRLGLSGSNAEQWIAPEPGTEIQVALALAHEVAQRKGTAGVLAPLLSNYSLGAVAVKTGIDQSKLQALAERIASASSPLALPPGAEVQGTNAAAFAAAVQILNHVSGAVGNTVVFGPNHNVSKLARFADLKELAGQLRGGDDSVLLVHNANPVYNAPQVGFGDAMGSGSVFTVSFSSANDETTALADLVLPDHTPFESWGDPQPISGIRRLQQPTIRPLFDTRALGDLLLEIGRALGKGGSLPAGGFRDQIKAKWGAGFDAQLAKGGEFGDAPAEQVSLSSGISKLRFEAAELAGDAGGMALVVYPSLHFYDGRSARFASLNEVPDPVLKTMWGSYAEINEDEAHELGIQVGDVVKISTDSGSVEVTAYPHAAIRKGVVALQIGQGQMARQPDAPAFLDYRAKREVTGVNALSLVPGRLDGASGALAFLSTRASVSKTGARGLVTRAQLTFGQENRGMAKAATLAALAKADSGHGDGHGEVHAGDAGDSHAKKGPIQGDEAHLVRKEYDAAKDSHPESPYRWGMNIDLDKCSGCNSCTVACNVENNLPTVGPENARIGREMHWIRIERYVETADDQVDVRFEPMMCQHCGAAPCESVCPAIATYHNPEGLNVMVPNRCLGTRFCSNNCPYKARRFNHRPYDLLYEAPEELILNPDVTVRGKGVMEKCTLCVHRIAEGRDEARKKGRNVQDGDFTIACAQACPSKAITFGNLKEESSEVAKLRHDKRAYRVLEHLYTRPGVSYQKKILRNEKA; this is translated from the coding sequence ATGTCCGATCTCGATCGCAGAGATTTCCTGAAGATCGTTGGGATGACGGCTGGGGCCGCGGCCACCGTTGCGTGCAAGGAACCGGTCGAGAAGATCGTTCCGTATCTGAACCAGCCCGAAGAGATCGTCCCCGGCCTCGCGACCTACTACAATTCGACCTGTCGGGAGTGCCCGGCGGCGTGCGGTATCACGGTCAAGACGCGTGAGGGCCGCCCGATCAAGGTCGACGGGAATCCAGACGACCCGATCAGCCAGGGCGCTCTGTGCGTACGCGGTCAGGCTTCGTTGCACCGGACGTACGACTCCACGCGTTTTCGGGGTCCGATGCGACGCGACGCCGACGGCGCGCTTCAGCCGACGACCTGGGATGAGGGCATTGCGCTGCTGGTCGAAAAGCTGCGCGGGGCACCGGGCAAGGTGTTCTTTCTCGGCGACGGGCAGAGCGGCACGCTCGATGAGTTGATCGACAAGTTCCTGGCCGAGATCGGCTCGCCAAACAGGCTGCGCTACGAACCGTTCGCCTACGAAGCGCTGAGAGAGGCGAATCGCGTCGTTTTCGGCACCGATGCCGTTCCTGACTTCCGACTCGACAAGGCCGACGTCGTCGTCGCCTTCGGCACCGATTTCATCGAAACCTGGCTCAGCCCGCTGCAGAACCAGATCCGTTACACGGCTTCGCGTGAGGGTGGCAAGGGTTTCACTGCGTTTGTCGGGCCGCGGCTCGGCCTCTCGGGTTCGAATGCCGAGCAGTGGATCGCTCCCGAGCCGGGAACCGAGATTCAGGTCGCGCTCGCGCTGGCTCACGAGGTGGCTCAGCGCAAGGGAACCGCCGGAGTACTCGCTCCGCTGCTGTCGAACTATTCACTCGGCGCGGTTGCGGTCAAAACCGGTATCGATCAATCGAAACTGCAGGCGCTGGCCGAGCGGATTGCCTCCGCCAGTTCTCCGCTCGCGCTGCCTCCTGGAGCCGAAGTCCAGGGAACCAACGCTGCCGCATTCGCCGCGGCCGTCCAGATTCTCAATCACGTCAGCGGCGCCGTCGGCAATACGGTCGTATTCGGGCCGAATCACAACGTCAGCAAGCTCGCGCGTTTTGCCGACCTGAAGGAACTCGCCGGTCAGCTGCGCGGCGGTGATGACAGCGTGCTGCTCGTGCACAACGCGAATCCCGTCTACAACGCCCCGCAGGTCGGCTTCGGCGACGCGATGGGCTCCGGCAGCGTCTTCACGGTGAGCTTTTCGAGCGCAAACGACGAAACGACCGCGCTCGCCGATCTGGTCTTGCCCGATCACACGCCCTTTGAATCCTGGGGCGATCCCCAGCCGATAAGCGGCATTCGTCGCCTGCAGCAGCCGACGATCCGGCCGCTCTTCGACACGCGGGCACTCGGCGATCTTCTGCTCGAAATCGGCCGCGCACTCGGCAAGGGCGGATCGCTGCCCGCCGGTGGTTTCCGCGATCAGATCAAGGCGAAATGGGGCGCCGGTTTCGATGCTCAGCTGGCAAAAGGCGGCGAGTTCGGAGACGCACCAGCCGAGCAGGTGAGTCTGAGTTCGGGGATTTCGAAACTGCGTTTCGAAGCGGCCGAACTGGCTGGCGATGCCGGGGGAATGGCGCTGGTCGTGTATCCCTCACTGCATTTCTACGACGGACGCAGCGCACGCTTCGCCTCGCTGAACGAGGTCCCCGACCCGGTTCTCAAGACCATGTGGGGCAGCTACGCGGAAATCAACGAAGACGAGGCCCACGAACTGGGCATCCAGGTCGGCGACGTGGTGAAGATCTCCACCGACAGCGGCTCGGTCGAAGTCACGGCTTATCCCCACGCGGCCATACGCAAAGGCGTCGTCGCGTTGCAGATCGGCCAGGGTCAGATGGCGCGGCAGCCGGACGCTCCGGCATTCCTGGACTATCGCGCCAAGCGCGAAGTCACCGGGGTCAACGCGTTGAGCCTGGTTCCCGGTCGACTCGATGGGGCCAGCGGTGCTCTGGCATTTTTGTCGACGCGAGCTTCGGTCTCCAAGACGGGCGCCCGCGGCCTGGTGACGCGCGCGCAGCTCACCTTCGGTCAGGAAAACCGCGGAATGGCGAAAGCGGCCACGCTGGCCGCACTGGCCAAAGCGGATTCCGGGCATGGCGATGGGCACGGCGAAGTGCACGCTGGCGACGCCGGTGATTCGCACGCCAAGAAGGGGCCGATCCAGGGCGACGAGGCCCACCTGGTGCGCAAGGAGTACGATGCGGCCAAGGACTCGCATCCCGAAAGCCCGTATCGCTGGGGTATGAACATCGACCTCGACAAGTGCAGCGGCTGCAACTCGTGCACCGTCGCCTGCAATGTCGAGAACAACCTGCCTACGGTGGGTCCGGAAAACGCGCGCATTGGTCGGGAGATGCATTGGATTCGCATCGAGCGCTACGTGGAAACGGCCGACGACCAGGTCGATGTTCGCTTCGAGCCCATGATGTGCCAGCATTGCGGCGCCGCACCCTGCGAATCGGTCTGCCCGGCCATCGCGACGTACCACAACCCGGAAGGGCTCAACGTCATGGTGCCGAACCGCTGTCTCGGCACCCGTTTCTGCTCGAACAACTGCCCTTACAAGGCGCGTCGGTTCAATCACCGCCCCTACGACTTATTGTACGAGGCGCCCGAGGAACTGATCCTCAATCCCGATGTGACGGTCCGCGGCAAGGGAGTGATGGAAAAGTGCACGCTCTGTGTCCACCGCATCGCGGAAGGTCGCGACGAAGCCCGAAAGAAGGGGCGCAACGTGCAGGACGGCGACTTTACCATCGCCTGCGCGCAGGCCTGTCCATCCAAGGCGATCACATTCGGGAATCTCAAGGAAGAGAGCAGTGAGGTCGCGAAGCTGCGCCACGACAAGCGTGCCTATCGCGTACTCGAACATCTCTACACCCGTCCCGGAGTCTCATACCAGAAGAAGATTCTCCGGAACGAGAAGGCTTAG
- a CDS encoding cytochrome c3 family protein, whose product MRFPKRTLVLLSALCALVVVLGATAAGLYDYTPDELTGPEQPIEFNHQIHAGARPDGNLGIDCLYCHSAADKSQHATVPAVSVCLGCHNFIKEGRTEGSAGEIAKIHEYYGKGESIPWVKIHNLPEHVQFKHYRHVESGVACQTCHGSVEEMKRVYLTEDTRYTARSLYLPTAKLEMGWCMECHLESGAPDDCAACHH is encoded by the coding sequence ATGCGTTTCCCCAAGCGGACACTTGTACTTCTTTCGGCGTTGTGCGCCCTCGTGGTGGTCCTCGGTGCTACGGCGGCGGGGCTTTATGACTACACCCCCGACGAACTGACCGGCCCTGAACAGCCGATCGAGTTCAACCACCAGATCCACGCCGGAGCGCGGCCTGACGGTAATCTCGGCATCGATTGCCTTTATTGCCACAGCGCCGCCGACAAGAGCCAGCACGCCACTGTGCCGGCGGTATCGGTCTGTCTCGGCTGTCACAACTTCATCAAAGAAGGTCGCACTGAGGGCAGCGCCGGCGAGATCGCCAAGATCCACGAGTACTACGGCAAAGGCGAGTCAATCCCGTGGGTGAAGATCCACAATCTCCCTGAGCACGTGCAGTTCAAGCACTACCGACACGTCGAGTCGGGAGTCGCATGCCAGACCTGTCACGGTTCGGTGGAAGAGATGAAACGCGTCTATCTCACCGAAGACACGCGCTATACGGCCCGCAGTCTGTATCTGCCGACCGCAAAACTCGAGATGGGCTGGTGCATGGAGTGCCATCTCGAAAGCGGCGCGCCCGACGACTGCGCCGCCTGCCACCACTAG
- a CDS encoding histidine phosphatase family protein — translation MELFFVRHGEDRAAAADCFGDTGLSERGQRQARDLSKRLCDLPFERCISSNLLRARETAEILLEGRRVEHAIDPDFAEGSVGDLEGLELSKARLRFPDDFRLGRSVAARLQAAGRTAPGGESAQEFEQRVRRAQARIERERQEVGSLLVVSHGGLLNALLRAILGLESAIPVPFGFDHCGVVKLLDYREEPGFGPFPMLRFPSMA, via the coding sequence GTGGAACTCTTTTTCGTTCGTCACGGGGAGGATCGGGCCGCGGCCGCCGATTGTTTTGGTGATACCGGCCTGAGCGAGCGCGGCCAAAGGCAGGCGCGAGACCTCTCCAAGCGCCTGTGCGACCTGCCATTTGAGCGCTGTATCAGCTCGAACCTGCTGCGCGCACGGGAAACTGCCGAGATCCTGCTCGAGGGGCGTCGGGTCGAGCACGCGATCGATCCGGATTTTGCGGAGGGCTCGGTGGGCGATCTGGAGGGGCTCGAACTCTCGAAAGCTCGCCTGCGCTTTCCCGACGACTTTCGCCTGGGCCGGAGTGTTGCCGCGCGCCTGCAGGCCGCCGGTCGAACCGCACCCGGGGGCGAGTCGGCGCAGGAGTTCGAACAGCGTGTCCGGCGAGCGCAGGCCCGGATCGAGCGCGAGCGCCAGGAGGTCGGCAGCCTGCTGGTGGTCTCGCACGGAGGCCTGCTCAATGCGCTGCTTCGAGCGATTCTCGGCCTGGAGTCGGCTATTCCCGTGCCTTTCGGCTTCGATCACTGCGGGGTAGTCAAACTGCTGGACTACCGCGAAGAACCCGGCTTTGGCCCGTTTCCCATGCTCCGTTTCCCGTCGATGGCGTGA
- a CDS encoding alpha/beta hydrolase yields the protein MTRSARQTARTRRARGAKTAHQADVRGGAHWSVPSVDEVEFADLYDLEEIPIETEDGWHLVLTRYRPRPQSFPQQLWGVPLLFVHGYTQNRRAWNAGQFVKNMLYFGADVFLLELRGHGKSSVEAQHRRARKAKKAPPEDVDYTWDLDSYLLYDLPAAAEAVKRLSGHEKFFFCGHSLGGILGYAYGTMFDDLMGLITIGSPSDFARMPVWMRTLAWTPLVAFPAIDAVLAGANLARLAARSARRATPMSPPTKAFVPMRFNRLPFRRVFRWLETNLRTNVHVPLTGKTPFNHPLLYQPRNVALGALRPLLREGGTDEPRATIEQFARWLRRGELVSYRVRHDIAAAFPRIRIPLAIIFGDEDPLASVRTTRNVYRSASSEYLLWRPVRGNSHLDLTMGHDIRQICYDIKNLMTYALDHDGSIAPPAARRRRAS from the coding sequence GTGACCCGTTCTGCTCGACAGACTGCGCGTACTCGCCGCGCCCGAGGTGCGAAAACCGCGCATCAGGCCGATGTTCGCGGCGGTGCTCACTGGTCCGTACCCTCCGTCGACGAGGTCGAGTTCGCGGATCTCTACGATCTCGAAGAGATTCCGATCGAAACCGAAGACGGTTGGCATCTCGTGCTGACGCGCTATCGCCCGCGCCCGCAGTCGTTCCCGCAACAGCTCTGGGGAGTACCCCTGCTGTTTGTCCACGGCTATACGCAGAATCGGCGCGCCTGGAATGCGGGGCAGTTCGTCAAGAACATGCTGTACTTCGGCGCCGACGTATTCCTGCTCGAGTTGCGCGGCCATGGCAAGAGCAGCGTCGAGGCTCAGCATCGCCGCGCCCGCAAGGCGAAGAAGGCTCCGCCCGAGGATGTGGACTACACCTGGGATCTGGACTCGTATCTGCTTTACGACCTGCCGGCCGCGGCTGAGGCGGTCAAGCGCCTTTCCGGGCACGAGAAGTTCTTTTTCTGTGGCCATAGCCTCGGCGGAATTCTCGGCTACGCCTACGGAACCATGTTCGACGATCTGATGGGCTTGATCACGATCGGCTCACCGTCGGATTTCGCCCGCATGCCCGTGTGGATGCGGACTCTTGCCTGGACGCCGCTGGTGGCCTTCCCCGCGATCGACGCAGTACTGGCTGGAGCGAATCTGGCGCGCTTGGCAGCACGCAGCGCGCGGCGGGCGACGCCCATGAGTCCTCCGACAAAGGCCTTCGTCCCCATGCGTTTCAACCGCCTGCCTTTTCGCAGGGTGTTTCGCTGGCTGGAAACCAATCTGCGCACGAACGTCCACGTACCGCTCACCGGCAAGACTCCCTTCAACCATCCTCTGCTCTACCAGCCGCGCAACGTCGCGCTCGGTGCCTTGCGGCCGCTCCTGCGCGAGGGCGGGACCGACGAGCCCCGAGCCACGATCGAGCAGTTTGCGCGCTGGCTGCGCCGCGGTGAACTGGTGAGCTATCGAGTAAGACACGACATCGCCGCAGCCTTCCCGCGCATTCGCATTCCACTCGCCATCATCTTCGGCGACGAGGATCCCCTCGCTTCTGTGCGTACGACGCGAAACGTGTATCGCAGCGCATCGAGTGAATACCTGCTCTGGCGTCCGGTTCGGGGCAATAGCCACCTGGATCTGACCATGGGGCACGATATTCGGCAGATCTGCTACGACATCAAGAATCTGATGACGTACGCCCTGGATCACGACGGCTCCATCGCGCCGCCCGCCGCCCGGCGCCGCCGCGCGAGCTAA
- a CDS encoding dienelactone hydrolase family protein translates to MIVEFPSGRDSIRGAFYGPEHARPVPGVVVIPDVRGLYEQYHDVAKRLAAAGYAALALDLYTRGDQPDISGPESIFKFMRELPDERVLADIQAGIDFLHASEKVSERVGLTGFCMGGKYAFLAASSCAGISATIAWYGMLRSDAIDEQSPEHPLDALRRLSCPLLGLFGEDDQFIPMTDVEQLKALRAAHEIEVVSYPGAGHAFANDARPEAYRAEASEDAWRRALAFFERHLQA, encoded by the coding sequence GTGATCGTCGAGTTCCCGAGCGGGAGAGACTCGATACGGGGCGCCTTCTACGGCCCTGAACACGCTCGCCCCGTTCCCGGTGTCGTAGTGATTCCCGATGTTCGCGGACTCTACGAGCAATACCACGACGTCGCGAAGCGACTCGCCGCGGCGGGTTACGCTGCACTCGCCCTCGACCTGTACACGCGCGGGGACCAGCCGGATATCAGCGGTCCCGAGAGCATTTTCAAGTTCATGCGCGAACTGCCCGACGAACGCGTCCTCGCGGACATCCAGGCCGGGATTGACTTCCTACACGCCAGCGAGAAGGTTTCGGAGCGCGTCGGGCTGACCGGCTTCTGCATGGGCGGGAAATACGCGTTCCTGGCTGCGAGCTCCTGTGCTGGAATCAGCGCCACGATTGCCTGGTACGGCATGCTGCGGTCCGATGCCATCGACGAGCAGAGCCCCGAGCATCCGCTCGACGCCCTGCGCCGCCTGAGCTGTCCACTGCTCGGGCTGTTTGGAGAAGACGATCAGTTCATTCCGATGACCGACGTCGAGCAGTTGAAAGCACTGCGGGCAGCGCACGAGATCGAGGTGGTCTCGTATCCGGGGGCCGGTCACGCGTTCGCGAATGACGCACGTCCGGAGGCGTATCGCGCAGAGGCCAGCGAAGATGCCTGGCGACGCGCCCTCGCATTTTTCGAACGGCATCTACAGGCGTAG
- a CDS encoding methyltransferase domain-containing protein, whose protein sequence is MASIRVEKTTSPKGKMEFFRGFLKNPKEVGSVIPSSKFLTRRVLECGDVANSRVIVELGPGTGVLTRPTLEHMPKDGKLIAIEINRRFVEMLRNTYPDPRLHVSESSATEIEEALSAAGESEADLVVSGIPFSTLEKGVGRQTLEAARRVLSPTGRFVAYQFRSAVARVAEPVFGRPETHSGFWNLPPMKIYVWKRDDLER, encoded by the coding sequence ATGGCGAGCATTCGTGTCGAGAAGACAACGAGCCCAAAGGGGAAAATGGAGTTCTTCAGAGGATTCCTGAAAAACCCCAAAGAAGTCGGTTCCGTCATCCCCAGTTCAAAGTTCCTCACGCGCCGCGTGCTGGAGTGCGGAGACGTGGCCAATTCGCGCGTGATCGTCGAACTCGGTCCGGGTACGGGCGTGTTGACTCGGCCAACTCTCGAGCACATGCCCAAGGACGGCAAGTTGATTGCGATCGAGATCAATCGCCGCTTCGTCGAGATGCTGCGCAACACGTATCCGGATCCGCGTCTCCATGTTTCAGAGAGCAGCGCGACCGAGATCGAAGAAGCGCTGTCCGCGGCAGGTGAGAGCGAGGCCGATCTCGTCGTCTCCGGCATTCCGTTTTCGACCCTGGAGAAGGGTGTCGGACGTCAGACTCTCGAGGCTGCGCGCCGCGTTTTGAGTCCGACCGGCCGTTTCGTCGCCTACCAGTTTCGCAGCGCAGTCGCGCGGGTTGCCGAGCCCGTCTTCGGCCGCCCCGAAACCCACAGCGGTTTCTGGAACCTCCCCCCGATGAAGATCTATGTCTGGAAGCGGGACGATCTGGAGCGGTGA
- a CDS encoding FadR family transcriptional regulator, producing MKSIDAPTPRRVLPDEVAASIQSQIFDGSLQPGDRLPPERELAVKLRVNRSSVREALKKLEQLGLVDVQQGSGTTVRDARHASFDVVWKMLFPEGQPNLPLIRDLLEMREAVAPGILRLAIERATPSQIEGAIAELRSAASPELSELQFADALRNLQVMLADLSGNRVLLILANSTSRFFEERGFRQGAAVREPQRHALRPLILRLAIAMEARDQEVAERSLRDLLHRFSELVLSGFECGADAGEERSEATG from the coding sequence GTGAAGTCGATCGATGCGCCAACTCCGCGTCGAGTCCTGCCTGACGAGGTGGCGGCGAGCATCCAGTCGCAGATCTTCGACGGCTCGCTCCAGCCCGGTGATCGCCTGCCCCCGGAACGCGAACTCGCCGTCAAGCTGCGCGTCAATCGCAGCTCTGTACGGGAAGCGTTGAAGAAGCTGGAACAACTCGGGCTGGTGGATGTTCAACAGGGATCGGGTACGACCGTGCGAGACGCGCGACACGCGAGCTTCGACGTGGTCTGGAAGATGCTTTTCCCGGAGGGGCAACCCAATCTGCCGTTGATTCGCGATCTTCTGGAGATGCGTGAGGCCGTCGCTCCGGGCATCCTGCGGCTGGCGATCGAACGCGCCACGCCTTCGCAGATCGAGGGGGCGATCGCCGAGTTGCGCTCAGCGGCTTCTCCGGAGTTGTCCGAACTGCAATTCGCCGATGCGTTGCGCAACCTACAGGTGATGCTCGCAGACCTGAGCGGAAACCGGGTGTTGTTGATCCTGGCAAATTCGACCAGCCGCTTCTTCGAAGAACGCGGTTTTCGCCAGGGGGCCGCGGTCCGGGAGCCTCAACGCCATGCACTGCGTCCACTGATCCTCCGCCTGGCCATTGCGATGGAGGCGCGAGATCAGGAGGTCGCTGAGCGCTCGCTCAGGGATCTCCTGCACCGTTTTTCGGAACTCGTCCTGTCGGGTTTCGAGTGCGGTGCGGACGCTGGCGAAGAAAGATCCGAGGCCACCGGTTGA
- a CDS encoding zinc-binding dehydrogenase: MARAYSISADSIAAERERVGDDMNKFDISRVVQLDELELAKMQAKDVHLRILAVSAEHNVDHAALADTVDIADQRGGKIFPGNSAVGEVMAVGSDVTRFKPGDIVLTHCNGDPDRFGFPLKIWAYDQPDSVGWYAEEAVVGEWQLIQAPLDCGLDFWQIAALPLRAPTAYHLWRRAIGMFRVKIPYERMARINVMGFGGGVSELFLMLAKAEGHDAFFCSGSPERRAALEKQGIVGIDQKAFNRFASRDDVKAFSKEVKKLTGGEGMHAVCDMLRGPVFGAGLAAAARGGVNVSAGWQLSQAVNYNSTIMSMKQVTIDHTHYETLEGCAAATELYGAVFKPTVHKEVYSFADLPRAVHEMHLNTQTGIPIVRVAEDMPKVVSKLL, encoded by the coding sequence ATGGCCAGAGCCTACTCAATCAGCGCAGATTCGATCGCAGCCGAGCGCGAGCGCGTCGGCGACGACATGAACAAGTTCGATATTTCCCGCGTCGTTCAGCTCGACGAACTCGAACTCGCCAAGATGCAGGCAAAGGACGTTCATCTGCGCATCCTCGCGGTTTCGGCGGAGCACAACGTCGACCACGCGGCACTCGCCGACACGGTCGACATCGCGGACCAGCGCGGCGGAAAGATCTTTCCAGGAAATTCGGCAGTTGGTGAAGTGATGGCGGTGGGAAGCGACGTAACTCGCTTCAAGCCGGGCGACATCGTGCTCACACACTGCAATGGCGACCCCGATCGCTTCGGCTTTCCCCTGAAGATCTGGGCGTACGACCAGCCGGACTCGGTGGGCTGGTACGCGGAGGAAGCCGTGGTCGGCGAGTGGCAGCTCATCCAGGCACCTCTGGACTGTGGACTGGACTTCTGGCAGATCGCCGCGCTGCCACTTCGCGCACCGACGGCCTACCATCTGTGGCGACGGGCGATCGGAATGTTCCGGGTCAAGATCCCGTACGAGCGCATGGCCCGAATCAACGTGATGGGCTTTGGCGGTGGTGTGAGTGAACTGTTCTTGATGCTCGCCAAGGCTGAAGGGCACGACGCCTTCTTCTGTTCCGGCAGCCCGGAACGGCGCGCGGCTCTCGAGAAGCAGGGGATCGTCGGAATCGATCAGAAAGCGTTCAACCGCTTCGCAAGCCGCGATGACGTGAAAGCCTTCTCGAAAGAAGTCAAGAAATTGACCGGCGGTGAGGGTATGCACGCGGTCTGCGATATGTTGCGCGGACCGGTCTTCGGAGCTGGTCTCGCGGCAGCCGCTCGCGGCGGCGTCAACGTGAGTGCGGGCTGGCAACTCTCCCAGGCCGTCAACTACAACAGCACGATCATGTCGATGAAGCAGGTGACGATCGATCACACGCACTACGAAACACTCGAAGGATGTGCAGCGGCTACCGAACTCTACGGTGCCGTGTTCAAGCCGACCGTGCACAAAGAAGTCTACTCGTTCGCGGATCTACCGCGCGCAGTTCACGAGATGCACCTGAACACGCAGACAGGAATCCCGATCGTACGGGTCGCCGAGGACATGCCCAAGGTCGTTTCGAAACTGCTCTGA